In Pseudomonadota bacterium, the following proteins share a genomic window:
- a CDS encoding ATP-binding protein, giving the protein MMAWRALTPYWPGTPEYAQSSYCQKELTAAWICTKRLTRDTLSRILIVNPEEGVAHIAVGDVGRQNYLAAPKDAASYEKFIQTIRDKLAGLSGNFAALHEFKRPDWHPASQPGSSRFVGRLQELWRIHTALNPVGISDHENPSVMVQLTGLGGIGKSLLAIEYAKRFGAAYPGGIHWLRAYGFDSQKPADSEAQERERRDQIEGCSSDTETSMHRSFRQ; this is encoded by the coding sequence GTGATGGCTTGGCGCGCTCTCACGCCCTACTGGCCTGGTACACCAGAGTATGCCCAATCGAGTTATTGCCAGAAGGAGCTCACCGCCGCGTGGATTTGCACGAAGCGGCTGACCCGCGACACCCTCTCTCGCATCCTCATCGTCAACCCCGAAGAAGGCGTTGCGCACATCGCCGTGGGCGATGTCGGGCGACAAAACTACCTTGCCGCGCCGAAGGACGCAGCTTCCTATGAGAAGTTCATCCAGACGATCCGCGACAAGCTGGCCGGCCTTTCGGGTAACTTTGCTGCGCTCCATGAGTTTAAGAGGCCGGACTGGCATCCCGCGTCACAACCCGGATCGTCACGGTTCGTCGGTCGGTTGCAGGAACTCTGGCGCATCCACACCGCGCTTAACCCGGTGGGCATCTCGGATCACGAAAACCCCAGCGTGATGGTTCAGCTCACTGGACTGGGTGGGATCGGCAAAAGCCTGCTGGCCATCGAATACGCCAAGCGCTTTGGTGCAGCCTATCCCGGGGGCATCCACTGGCTGCGCGCCTATGGGTTCGATTCCCAGAAGCCGGCGGACTCCGAAGCCCAGGAGCGCGAACGTCGAGATCAAATCGAAGGGTGTAGCTCTGATACTGAGACCTCAATGCACCGTTCGTTTAGGCAATAG